A single genomic interval of Burkholderia cepacia ATCC 25416 harbors:
- the ilvA gene encoding threonine ammonia-lyase, biosynthetic: protein MASHDYLKKILTARVYDVAIETELESARNLSARLRNAVYLKREDNQPVFSFKLRGAYNKMAHIPADALARGVITASAGNHAQGVAFSAARMGVKAVIVVPVTTPQVKVDAVRAHGGPSVEVIQAGESYSDAYAYAVKVQEERGLTFVHPFDDPYVIAGQGTIAMEILRQHQGPIHAIFVPIGGGGLASGVAAYVKAVRPEIKVIGVQAEDSCAMAQSLDAGKRVELSEVGLFADGTAVKLVGEETFRLCSEYLDGVLTVNTDALCAAIKDVFQDTRSVLEPSGALAVAGAKLYAEREGIENQTLVAVTSGANMNFDRMRFVAERAEVGEAREAVFAVTIPEERGSFKRFCSLVGDRNVTEFNYRIADAQAAHIFVGVQIKRRGESAEIAANFESHGFKSVDLTHDELSKEHIRYMVGGRSPLALDERLFRFEFPERPGALMKFLSSMAPDWNISLFHYRNQGADYSSILVGLQVPQADRAEFERFLAALGYPYVEESANPAYRLFLS from the coding sequence ATGGCATCCCACGATTACCTGAAGAAAATCCTCACCGCGCGCGTCTACGACGTCGCGATCGAGACGGAACTCGAATCCGCCCGCAACCTGTCCGCCCGGCTGCGCAACGCCGTCTACCTCAAGCGCGAGGACAACCAGCCGGTGTTCTCGTTCAAGCTGCGCGGCGCGTACAACAAGATGGCGCACATTCCGGCGGACGCGCTCGCCCGCGGCGTGATTACGGCATCGGCCGGCAACCATGCGCAGGGTGTCGCGTTCTCGGCGGCCCGGATGGGCGTCAAGGCGGTGATCGTCGTGCCCGTCACGACGCCGCAGGTGAAGGTCGATGCGGTGCGCGCGCACGGCGGCCCGAGCGTCGAGGTGATCCAGGCCGGGGAGTCGTACAGCGATGCGTATGCATACGCGGTCAAGGTGCAGGAGGAGCGCGGCCTCACGTTCGTCCATCCGTTCGACGATCCGTACGTGATCGCCGGCCAGGGCACGATCGCGATGGAGATCCTGCGCCAGCACCAGGGCCCGATCCACGCGATCTTCGTGCCGATCGGCGGCGGCGGGCTCGCGTCCGGCGTCGCGGCCTACGTGAAGGCGGTGCGACCGGAGATCAAGGTGATCGGCGTGCAGGCCGAGGATTCGTGCGCGATGGCGCAGTCGCTCGACGCGGGCAAGCGCGTCGAGCTGAGCGAGGTCGGCCTGTTCGCGGACGGTACCGCCGTGAAGCTGGTCGGCGAGGAAACCTTCCGGCTCTGCAGCGAATACCTCGACGGCGTCCTGACGGTGAACACCGACGCGCTGTGCGCGGCGATCAAGGACGTCTTCCAGGACACGCGCAGCGTGCTCGAGCCGTCCGGCGCGCTCGCGGTCGCGGGCGCGAAGCTCTACGCGGAACGCGAAGGCATCGAGAACCAGACGCTCGTCGCGGTCACGTCCGGCGCGAACATGAACTTCGACCGGATGCGCTTCGTCGCCGAGCGCGCGGAAGTGGGCGAGGCGCGCGAAGCCGTGTTCGCGGTCACGATCCCCGAGGAACGCGGCAGCTTCAAGCGGTTCTGCTCGCTCGTCGGCGACCGCAACGTCACCGAGTTCAACTACCGGATCGCCGATGCACAGGCCGCGCACATCTTCGTCGGGGTGCAGATCAAGCGCCGCGGCGAATCGGCCGAGATCGCCGCGAACTTCGAATCGCACGGCTTCAAGTCCGTCGACCTGACGCACGACGAGCTGTCGAAGGAACACATCCGCTACATGGTCGGCGGCCGTTCGCCGCTCGCGCTCGACGAGCGCCTGTTCCGCTTCGAGTTCCCGGAACGGCCGGGCGCGCTGATGAAGTTCCTGTCGTCGATGGCGCCGGACTGGAACATCAGCCTGTTCCATTACCGCAACCAGGGCGCGGACTACAGCTCGATCCTCGTCGGGCTGCAGGTGCCGCAGGCCGATCGCGCCGAATTCGAACGCTTCCTCGCGGCACTCGGCTATCCGTATGTCGAGGAGAGCGCCAACCCGGCCTACCGCCTCTTCCTGTCGTAA
- the queF gene encoding NADPH-dependent 7-cyano-7-deazaguanine reductase QueF (Catalyzes the NADPH-dependent reduction of 7-cyano-7-deazaguanine (preQ0) to 7-aminomethyl-7-deazaguanine (preQ1) in queuosine biosynthesis), with protein MNPEHSPLGKATVYAAQYDASLLFPIPRAGAREQLGIASALPFFGTDIWNAYELSWLNARGKPQIAVATFYVPAESPNIVESKSFKLYLGSFAQTKFDSIDAVRDTLKRDVSAACGASVAVQLVSPHDFGKLEMDELDGLSLDRLDLDTDVYEPDPSLLSAAVDEAPVEETLVSDLLRSNCPVTGQPDWGSVQIHYVGPQIDHAGLLRYIISFRNHTGFHEQCVERIFLDILHACKPVKLAVYARYTRRGGLDINPFRTNYNQPMPDNARNARQ; from the coding sequence ATGAATCCCGAACATTCCCCGCTCGGCAAGGCCACCGTCTACGCGGCCCAGTACGACGCGTCGCTGCTGTTCCCGATCCCGCGCGCCGGCGCGCGCGAGCAGCTCGGCATCGCGTCGGCGCTGCCGTTCTTCGGCACCGACATCTGGAACGCATACGAGCTGTCCTGGCTCAACGCGCGCGGCAAGCCGCAGATCGCGGTTGCGACCTTCTACGTGCCGGCCGAATCGCCGAACATCGTCGAGTCGAAGTCGTTCAAGCTGTATCTCGGCTCGTTCGCGCAGACGAAATTCGACTCGATCGACGCGGTGCGCGACACGCTGAAGCGCGACGTGTCGGCCGCGTGCGGGGCGAGCGTCGCCGTGCAGCTCGTGTCGCCGCACGATTTCGGCAAGCTCGAAATGGACGAACTCGACGGGCTGTCGCTCGACCGGCTCGACCTCGACACCGACGTGTACGAACCCGATCCGTCGCTGCTGTCGGCGGCCGTCGACGAAGCGCCGGTCGAGGAGACGCTCGTGTCCGACCTGCTGCGCTCGAACTGCCCGGTCACCGGCCAGCCCGACTGGGGCAGCGTGCAGATTCACTACGTCGGGCCGCAGATCGACCACGCGGGCCTGCTGCGCTACATCATCTCGTTCCGCAACCACACGGGCTTTCACGAGCAGTGCGTCGAGCGGATCTTCCTCGACATCCTGCACGCGTGCAAACCGGTGAAGCTCGCGGTGTATGCGCGCTATACGCGCCGCGGCGGGCTCGACATCAACCCGTTCCGCACAAACTACAACCAGCCGATGCCGGACAACGCGCGCAACGCGCGGCAGTGA
- a CDS encoding bleomycin resistance protein has protein sequence MEWAALVPELICSDLAGSVRFYRDVLGFRIRFERPEDGFAYLEIGRAQLMLEQYSAEGWLTGPLEPPFGRGINFQIEVDALDPILDRIRAARVPLFVEPRTSWYREGEIEHGQIEMLVQDPDGYLLRLVEILPERPVSG, from the coding sequence ATGGAATGGGCTGCGCTGGTGCCGGAGCTGATCTGCTCGGACCTCGCCGGAAGCGTGCGCTTCTATCGTGACGTGCTGGGATTCCGGATTCGCTTCGAACGTCCGGAAGACGGCTTCGCCTATCTGGAAATCGGCCGGGCTCAGCTGATGCTCGAGCAGTACAGCGCGGAGGGCTGGCTGACCGGCCCGCTGGAGCCGCCGTTCGGGCGCGGGATCAATTTTCAGATCGAGGTCGATGCGCTCGACCCCATTCTCGACAGGATCCGCGCCGCGCGCGTGCCGCTGTTCGTCGAGCCGCGCACGTCCTGGTATCGGGAGGGCGAGATCGAGCATGGCCAGATCGAGATGCTGGTGCAGGATCCCGACGGATACCTGCTGCGCCTGGTGGAGATCCTGCCGGAGCGGCCGGTGAGCGGGTGA
- a CDS encoding RidA family protein yields the protein MKRYGVGEAKGTGGQVMPFARAVEADGWLYVSGQTPMVNGEVVEGGIVTQSKQTIENVIAILKEAGYGLEHVVRCGVWLDDARDFASFNKVFVSYFGEHPPARACVQSSMVIDCKVEVDCIAYKAPAK from the coding sequence ATGAAGCGATATGGCGTAGGCGAAGCGAAGGGGACGGGCGGTCAGGTGATGCCGTTCGCACGCGCGGTCGAGGCCGACGGCTGGCTGTACGTGTCGGGCCAGACGCCGATGGTGAACGGCGAGGTCGTCGAAGGCGGGATCGTCACGCAGTCGAAGCAGACGATCGAGAACGTGATCGCGATCCTGAAGGAAGCGGGCTACGGCCTCGAGCACGTCGTGCGCTGCGGCGTGTGGCTCGACGACGCACGCGATTTCGCGTCGTTCAACAAGGTGTTCGTGTCGTACTTCGGCGAGCATCCGCCGGCACGCGCGTGCGTGCAGTCGAGCATGGTCATCGACTGCAAGGTCGAGGTCGACTGCATCGCGTACAAGGCGCCGGCGAAGTAA
- a CDS encoding N-acyl-D-amino-acid deacylase family protein yields the protein MHSHPEAADTLIVGAQLYDGTGAPPVTRDVAIRNGVIAAIGNLSNWLAETVVDANGRALAPGFVDVHTHDDTHVIRAPQMVPKISQGVTTVIVGNCGISASPVTLAGDPPDPMNLLGERGAFQYPTFADYVAAVNDARPAVNVAALVGHTALRNNQMDRLDRAATDGEIAGMRAQLEEALANGALGLSSGLAYGSAFAAPTEEVMALAEPLANAGALYTTHMRTEFDAILDAMEEAYQVGRHARVPVVISHLKCAGPSNWGRSTEVLASLEGARRYQPVGCDCYPYSRSSSTLDLKQVTGDIDITITWSEPHPEVAGKLLKAIAADWGVTEQEAAQRIRPAGAVYHNMSEDDVRRILSHPATMVGSDGLPNDPLPHPRLWGAFPRVLGHYVRDTNLLPLEEAIRKMTSLSARRYGIARRGEVHVGYHADLVLFDPARVIDAATFEKPQQPAHGIDAVWVNGVLTYENGQPTGERAGGFVARGERVPASADAAF from the coding sequence ATGCATTCGCATCCCGAAGCCGCCGATACGCTGATCGTCGGCGCGCAGCTTTACGACGGTACCGGCGCGCCGCCCGTCACGCGCGACGTCGCGATCCGCAACGGCGTGATCGCGGCGATCGGCAACCTGTCGAACTGGCTCGCCGAAACCGTCGTCGATGCGAACGGCCGCGCGCTCGCGCCGGGCTTCGTCGACGTGCACACGCACGACGACACGCACGTGATCCGCGCGCCGCAGATGGTGCCGAAGATCTCGCAGGGCGTGACGACCGTGATCGTCGGCAACTGCGGGATCAGCGCGTCGCCGGTGACGCTCGCGGGCGATCCGCCCGATCCGATGAACCTGCTCGGCGAGCGCGGCGCGTTCCAGTACCCGACCTTCGCCGACTACGTCGCGGCCGTGAACGACGCGCGTCCGGCCGTGAACGTCGCGGCGCTCGTCGGCCACACGGCGCTGCGCAACAACCAGATGGACCGCCTCGACCGCGCGGCGACCGACGGCGAGATCGCCGGGATGCGCGCGCAGCTCGAGGAGGCGCTCGCGAACGGCGCGCTCGGCCTGTCGTCGGGCCTCGCGTACGGCTCCGCGTTCGCGGCGCCGACCGAAGAGGTGATGGCGCTCGCCGAGCCGCTCGCGAACGCCGGCGCGTTGTACACGACGCACATGCGCACCGAATTCGACGCGATCCTCGATGCGATGGAAGAGGCGTACCAGGTCGGCCGCCATGCGCGCGTGCCGGTCGTGATCTCGCACCTGAAGTGCGCGGGCCCGTCGAACTGGGGGCGCAGCACCGAAGTGCTCGCGTCGCTCGAAGGCGCGCGCCGCTACCAGCCGGTCGGCTGCGACTGCTATCCGTACAGCCGCAGCTCGTCGACGCTCGACCTGAAGCAGGTGACGGGCGACATCGACATCACGATCACCTGGTCGGAGCCGCACCCGGAAGTGGCGGGCAAGCTGCTGAAGGCGATCGCGGCCGACTGGGGCGTGACCGAGCAGGAAGCCGCGCAGCGCATCCGCCCGGCGGGCGCCGTGTACCACAACATGTCCGAGGACGACGTGCGCCGGATCCTGTCGCACCCGGCGACGATGGTGGGCTCCGACGGCCTGCCGAACGATCCGCTGCCGCACCCGCGGCTGTGGGGCGCGTTCCCGCGCGTGCTCGGCCATTACGTGCGCGACACGAACCTGCTGCCGCTCGAGGAGGCGATCCGCAAGATGACGTCGCTGTCCGCGCGCCGCTACGGCATCGCGCGGCGCGGCGAGGTGCATGTGGGCTACCACGCCGATCTCGTGCTGTTCGACCCGGCGCGCGTGATCGACGCCGCGACGTTCGAGAAGCCGCAGCAGCCCGCGCACGGAATCGACGCCGTGTGGGTGAACGGCGTGCTGACCTACGAAAACGGCCAGCCGACCGGCGAGCGCGCCGGCGGCTTCGTCGCACGCGGCGAGCGTGTGCCGGCGAGTGCCGACGCCGCGTTCTGA
- a CDS encoding MurR/RpiR family transcriptional regulator, giving the protein MNTPANPSAPHAAEPYPASAAPPVLDIVARIAECAPELREAERKVAAFILADLARAAHASIGALARDAEVSVATVTRFAKAVGCRDVRELKVLVAQAAAVGQRFLVPSDDAPADDTSPASMVYDEIRVALAHNHQLLRNTSFEEAADLLAGAKMTYVYGQGGGSTALADELRFRLVRFGRPVASYQDSLLQRMVAATLSRDTVVVALSVSGRVPELLESCRLAKRYGAKLIAITAPASPLAKLADHLIPVVAFETDFIYKPSTSRYAMMMAIDVLVTGVALRLGDAGRESLRRIKHALDAHRGGGDRQPVGD; this is encoded by the coding sequence ATGAATACGCCCGCCAATCCGTCCGCTCCGCACGCGGCCGAGCCCTATCCGGCATCAGCCGCCCCGCCGGTCCTCGACATCGTCGCGCGGATCGCCGAATGCGCACCCGAGTTGCGCGAAGCCGAGCGCAAGGTCGCCGCGTTCATCCTCGCCGATCTGGCACGCGCCGCACATGCGAGCATCGGCGCGCTCGCGCGCGATGCGGAGGTCAGCGTCGCGACGGTCACGCGTTTCGCGAAGGCCGTCGGCTGCCGCGACGTGCGCGAACTGAAGGTGCTGGTCGCGCAGGCGGCGGCCGTCGGCCAGCGCTTTCTCGTGCCGTCCGACGACGCGCCGGCCGACGATACGAGCCCCGCGTCGATGGTCTACGACGAGATCCGCGTGGCGCTCGCGCACAACCACCAGTTGCTGCGCAATACGTCGTTCGAGGAAGCCGCCGACCTGCTCGCCGGCGCGAAGATGACCTATGTGTACGGGCAGGGCGGCGGCTCGACCGCGCTCGCCGACGAGCTGCGTTTCCGGCTCGTGCGCTTCGGCCGGCCGGTCGCGAGCTACCAGGACAGCCTGCTGCAGCGGATGGTGGCCGCGACGCTGTCGCGCGACACCGTCGTCGTCGCGCTGTCGGTGAGCGGGCGCGTGCCCGAGCTGCTCGAGAGCTGCCGGCTCGCGAAGCGCTACGGCGCGAAGCTGATCGCGATCACCGCGCCGGCCTCGCCGCTCGCGAAGCTGGCCGACCACCTGATCCCGGTCGTCGCGTTCGAAACCGATTTCATTTACAAGCCGTCGACATCGCGCTACGCGATGATGATGGCGATCGACGTGCTCGTCACCGGAGTCGCGTTGCGGCTCGGCGATGCGGGCCGGGAATCGCTGCGTCGCATCAAGCACGCGCTCGATGCGCACCGCGGCGGCGGAGACCGTCAACCGGTAGGAGACTGA
- a CDS encoding amino acid deaminase translates to MKVTNYQEATIDPFGKGLGNLPSASVPLGDAGRLEWNLLAEDVSLPAAVLYEDRIEHNLNWMQAFVQKYGVKFAPHGKTTMAPQLFRRQLDAGAWGITLATAHQTQAAYHGGVRRVLLANQLVGRQNMTIIAGLLSDPDFEFFCLVDSAESVDQLGRFFGALKKPLNVLLELGVPGGRAGVRDAAQREAVLAAIARYPDTLKLAGIELYEGVLKEEGEIRTFLQEAVALTRELAEAGRFARTPAILSGAGSAWYDVVAEEFAKASDAGFAEVVLRPGCYLTHDVGIYKKAQTDVFARNPIARTMGEGLLPALQLWAYVQSVPEADRAIVALGKRDAAFDAGLPEPARHFRPGRDTAPRDVVAAEGWAVTGMMDQHAYLQIPPGADVKVGDMVAFDISHPCLTFDKWRQVLVLDPQFRVTEVVETFF, encoded by the coding sequence ATGAAAGTTACAAACTATCAGGAAGCGACGATCGATCCGTTCGGCAAGGGCCTAGGCAATCTGCCGAGCGCGAGCGTGCCGCTCGGCGACGCGGGCCGCCTCGAGTGGAACCTGCTCGCGGAAGACGTCAGCCTGCCGGCCGCCGTGCTTTACGAGGATCGCATCGAACACAACCTGAACTGGATGCAGGCATTCGTCCAGAAGTACGGTGTCAAGTTTGCGCCGCACGGCAAGACGACGATGGCGCCGCAACTGTTCCGCCGCCAGCTCGACGCCGGCGCGTGGGGCATCACGCTCGCGACCGCGCACCAGACGCAGGCCGCGTATCACGGCGGCGTGCGGCGCGTGCTGCTCGCGAACCAGCTGGTCGGCCGCCAGAACATGACGATCATCGCGGGGCTGCTGTCCGATCCCGACTTCGAATTCTTCTGCCTCGTCGATTCCGCGGAGAGCGTCGACCAGCTCGGCCGCTTCTTCGGCGCACTGAAGAAGCCGCTGAACGTGCTGCTCGAGCTCGGCGTGCCGGGCGGCCGCGCGGGCGTGCGCGATGCCGCGCAGCGCGAGGCCGTGCTCGCCGCGATCGCACGCTATCCGGACACGCTGAAGCTGGCCGGCATCGAACTCTACGAAGGCGTGCTGAAGGAGGAAGGCGAGATCCGCACGTTCCTGCAGGAAGCGGTCGCGCTCACGCGCGAACTGGCCGAGGCAGGCCGCTTCGCGCGTACGCCGGCGATCCTGTCCGGCGCCGGTTCGGCGTGGTACGACGTGGTCGCGGAAGAATTCGCGAAGGCGTCCGACGCGGGCTTCGCCGAAGTCGTGCTGCGTCCGGGCTGCTACCTGACGCACGATGTCGGCATCTACAAGAAGGCGCAGACCGACGTGTTCGCGCGCAACCCGATCGCACGCACGATGGGCGAAGGGCTGCTGCCCGCGCTGCAGTTGTGGGCCTACGTACAGTCGGTGCCCGAGGCCGACCGTGCGATCGTCGCGCTCGGCAAGCGCGACGCGGCGTTCGACGCGGGGCTGCCGGAGCCGGCACGCCACTTCCGCCCGGGCCGCGACACCGCCCCGCGCGACGTCGTCGCCGCCGAAGGCTGGGCCGTCACCGGGATGATGGATCAGCACGCGTACCTGCAGATCCCGCCGGGCGCGGACGTGAAGGTCGGCGACATGGTCGCGTTCGACATCTCGCACCCGTGCCTGACGTTCGACAAGTGGCGCCAGGTGCTCGTGCTCGATCCGCAGTTCCGCGTGACGGAAGTCGTCGAAACCTTCTTCTGA
- a CDS encoding DJ-1/PfpI family protein: protein MAAKKILFLTGDFAEDYETMVPFQALQAVGHHVDAVCPGKRAGDKIKTAIHDFEGDQTYTEKPGHQFTLNAAFDDVDASRYDALAIAGGRAPEYLRLDPKVISLVREFAEAGKPIAAICHAAQLLAAADVIRGKRISAYPACAPEVKLAGGEYADIPVDAAVTDAPFVTAPAWPAHPAWLAQFLALLGTRIEL from the coding sequence ATGGCCGCGAAGAAGATCCTGTTCCTGACCGGCGATTTCGCCGAAGACTACGAAACGATGGTGCCGTTCCAGGCGCTGCAGGCCGTCGGCCACCACGTCGATGCAGTGTGCCCGGGCAAACGCGCGGGCGACAAGATCAAGACCGCGATCCACGATTTCGAAGGCGACCAGACCTACACCGAGAAGCCCGGCCACCAGTTCACGCTGAACGCGGCATTCGACGACGTCGACGCCTCGCGCTACGACGCGCTCGCGATCGCGGGCGGCCGTGCCCCCGAATACCTGCGACTCGATCCGAAGGTGATCTCGCTCGTGCGCGAGTTCGCCGAAGCCGGCAAGCCGATCGCCGCGATCTGCCACGCGGCGCAACTGCTCGCGGCCGCCGACGTGATCCGCGGCAAGCGCATCTCGGCCTACCCGGCCTGCGCGCCCGAGGTGAAGCTCGCGGGCGGCGAATACGCGGACATCCCGGTCGACGCGGCCGTGACCGACGCGCCGTTCGTCACCGCGCCCGCGTGGCCCGCGCATCCGGCCTGGCTCGCGCAGTTCCTCGCGCTGCTGGGCACGCGCATCGAGCTTTGA
- a CDS encoding MarR family winged helix-turn-helix transcriptional regulator, with translation MEEQDRVAILQQFGRTYRAFMTAFETHVGQPMPRWRIMVALHTMGGHSSQKKLVEVLRIDPGALTRQLKSLDALGWIERESDARDNRVTNVTLTDAGRAAFDACLPRRKAFLEQTMAQLPDDVLNALSGALAMLESRIADVGSTPAAR, from the coding sequence ATGGAAGAACAGGACCGCGTCGCGATCTTGCAGCAATTCGGACGGACGTATCGCGCGTTCATGACCGCATTCGAGACGCACGTCGGGCAACCGATGCCGCGCTGGCGCATCATGGTCGCGTTGCACACGATGGGCGGGCATTCGTCGCAGAAGAAGCTCGTCGAAGTGCTGCGCATCGATCCGGGCGCGCTCACGCGCCAGTTGAAATCGCTCGACGCGCTCGGCTGGATCGAGCGCGAGTCCGACGCACGCGACAATCGCGTGACCAACGTGACGCTGACGGACGCCGGCCGCGCCGCGTTCGACGCATGCCTGCCGCGCCGCAAGGCGTTTCTCGAACAGACGATGGCGCAATTGCCGGACGACGTGCTGAATGCGCTGTCGGGCGCGCTGGCGATGCTGGAGTCGCGGATCGCGGACGTCGGCTCGACGCCGGCCGCGCGTTGA
- a CDS encoding MDR family MFS transporter has product MAVHTAAHHSSGQVLPFRESLLAMIGISFVTMLVALDQTVVGTALPTIVAELRGFDLYAWVATSYLLSSVITVPIFGRLGDYYGRKPFFIVSIVVFTGASVLCGMANDMLMLVLARGLQGIGGGMLVGTAFACIPDLFPDSVVRLRWQVLMSSAFGIANAVGPSLGGVLTQSFGWRSVFYVNLPIGLLSLLFVWRYLPHLRHVEHDRKMRLDWPGALLIALSLGALQLFVEWLPKYGVASWASLLLVVAVAAGFGLWHWEKRCAQPILPFDMFGNRALSALFVLAILAGFSMFSLLFYAPLLFQGGFGMSPKEAGLVITPLVVFITIGSIMNGRVVTRIRNPNAMLHVGFVLFAITCAGVVVSTHTTPKWLLMALMVAGGIGLGFVLPNLTVFAQQTAGREHLGIATALLQSLRMVGGMIGTALTGTLVNQMYSAGVRDALSADHAMQWHAQLADPQILIDRAAQGGLVAELTRAGHNGALLLEAARESLVGAIHVGVAMAAVVAVVSVWQCRRVPPIALRRKIEPHVAAD; this is encoded by the coding sequence ATGGCCGTCCATACAGCCGCCCACCATTCGAGCGGGCAAGTCCTGCCGTTCCGCGAATCGCTGCTGGCGATGATCGGGATCTCGTTCGTCACCATGCTTGTCGCGCTCGACCAGACCGTCGTCGGCACCGCGTTGCCGACCATCGTCGCCGAGCTTCGGGGGTTCGACCTGTACGCGTGGGTCGCGACCTCGTACCTGCTCAGTTCCGTGATCACGGTGCCGATCTTCGGCCGGCTCGGCGACTATTACGGGCGCAAGCCGTTCTTCATCGTGTCGATCGTCGTGTTCACCGGCGCGTCCGTGCTGTGCGGGATGGCGAACGACATGCTGATGCTCGTGCTCGCGCGCGGGCTGCAGGGGATCGGCGGCGGAATGCTGGTCGGCACCGCGTTCGCGTGCATTCCCGACCTGTTCCCCGATTCCGTCGTGCGGTTGCGCTGGCAGGTGCTGATGAGCTCCGCGTTCGGCATCGCGAACGCGGTCGGCCCGTCGCTCGGCGGCGTGCTGACCCAGTCGTTCGGCTGGCGCTCGGTGTTCTACGTGAACCTGCCGATCGGCCTGCTGTCGCTGCTGTTCGTGTGGCGTTACCTGCCGCACCTGCGCCACGTCGAGCACGATCGCAAGATGCGGCTCGACTGGCCGGGCGCGCTGCTGATCGCGCTGTCGCTCGGCGCGCTGCAGCTGTTCGTCGAATGGCTGCCGAAGTACGGCGTCGCGAGCTGGGCGTCGCTGCTGCTCGTCGTCGCGGTCGCGGCCGGTTTCGGCCTGTGGCACTGGGAGAAGCGCTGCGCGCAGCCGATCTTGCCGTTCGACATGTTCGGCAACCGCGCGCTGTCGGCGCTTTTCGTGCTGGCGATCCTCGCCGGCTTCTCGATGTTCTCGCTGCTGTTCTACGCGCCGCTGCTGTTCCAGGGCGGCTTCGGGATGTCGCCGAAGGAGGCGGGGCTCGTGATCACGCCGCTCGTCGTGTTCATCACGATCGGCAGCATCATGAACGGCCGTGTCGTCACGCGCATCCGCAATCCGAATGCGATGCTGCATGTCGGTTTCGTGCTGTTCGCGATCACCTGCGCGGGCGTCGTCGTGTCGACCCACACGACGCCGAAATGGCTGCTGATGGCGCTGATGGTCGCGGGCGGCATCGGGCTCGGCTTCGTGCTGCCGAACCTCACCGTATTCGCGCAGCAGACGGCCGGCCGCGAACACCTCGGCATCGCCACGGCGCTGCTGCAGTCGCTGCGGATGGTCGGCGGGATGATCGGCACCGCGCTGACCGGCACGCTCGTCAACCAGATGTACTCGGCCGGCGTGCGCGATGCGCTGTCGGCCGATCACGCGATGCAGTGGCACGCGCAGCTCGCCGATCCGCAGATCCTGATCGATCGCGCCGCGCAGGGCGGCCTTGTCGCGGAGCTGACCCGTGCCGGGCATAATGGCGCGCTGCTGCTGGAAGCGGCCCGCGAATCGCTCGTCGGCGCGATTCACGTGGGTGTCGCGATGGCGGCCGTCGTCGCCGTGGTGTCGGTGTGGCAGTGCCGCCGCGTGCCGCCGATCGCGCTGCGGCGCAAGATCGAACCGCATGTCGCGGCCGATTGA
- a CDS encoding EcsC family protein, producing MEPISIPPATMLSQDDRDALWRAKQVLESPSLTMKLTGMLGAPVEKMIARLPDFATGKINDATQLALRKCLNIALRTLGKPPAPDAEPDKPSNLLHKLAVATTGAAGGAFGFLALPVELPVTTTLIFRSVCDIARSEGEDLGSVDTQLQCLAVLGMGGNPDKQEEDADLGYFVLRGALAQAISKASSDITTKGIAAHSSAAVFKLVQTVASRFSVQVTEQMAAKSIPAIGAVLGATVNTLFIDHFQQMAHGHFTVRRLERKYGSAAVKAAYQAIDVSPAR from the coding sequence ATGGAACCGATTTCAATTCCCCCCGCCACCATGCTGTCGCAGGACGATCGGGACGCGCTGTGGCGCGCGAAGCAGGTGCTGGAAAGCCCGTCGCTGACGATGAAGCTGACGGGCATGCTGGGCGCACCGGTCGAGAAAATGATCGCCCGGCTGCCGGATTTCGCGACCGGCAAGATCAACGACGCGACGCAGCTCGCGCTGCGCAAGTGCCTGAACATCGCGCTGCGCACGCTCGGCAAGCCGCCCGCGCCGGACGCCGAACCCGACAAGCCGAGCAACCTGCTGCACAAGCTCGCGGTCGCGACGACCGGCGCGGCGGGCGGTGCGTTCGGCTTTCTCGCGCTGCCGGTCGAGCTGCCGGTGACGACGACGCTGATCTTCCGCTCCGTATGCGACATCGCGCGCAGCGAGGGTGAAGACCTGGGCTCGGTCGATACGCAGCTGCAATGCCTGGCCGTGCTCGGCATGGGCGGCAACCCGGACAAGCAGGAAGAGGACGCCGATCTCGGTTATTTCGTGCTGCGCGGCGCGCTCGCGCAGGCAATCTCGAAGGCATCGTCCGACATCACGACGAAGGGCATCGCCGCGCACAGCTCGGCGGCCGTGTTCAAGCTCGTACAGACGGTGGCGTCGCGTTTCTCGGTGCAGGTGACCGAGCAGATGGCCGCGAAGTCGATTCCGGCGATCGGCGCCGTGCTCGGCGCGACCGTCAATACGCTGTTCATCGACCACTTCCAGCAGATGGCGCACGGCCACTTCACCGTCCGCCGGCTCGAGCGCAAGTACGGCTCGGCGGCCGTCAAGGCCGCCTATCAGGCAATCGACGTCTCGCCGGCGCGCTGA